Genomic DNA from Pseudomonas fluorescens:
CAGGCCGCGCCAGGAGGCTTCGAGTTTCTGCAGGTCAGGGTGGTGCAGCACTTCGTTGAGCTGGGCGCTGATCAATTGGTCGATCTGGCTGATGCGGTCGTTGATCATCGCCACGGTGTCCTTGTCGATGGCCATGCCTTCGTCGAGGACCTGGGTGGCGAATTCGGCCAGCATGTCGCGGGCGTAATCTTGCTGGCTGTCGTCGTGGGCCATGCGGCCTTCGGCGATGATCTTGTCCAGCAGGGACAGGGTCTGGGTCGTGCTCTCGCTGGTTTGAGCGCTGGATGAAGCAGGCATGGTGTTATCTCCCTTAATGATGCGCGCGATCAGGCCTGTGGTTCGGCCGGGGCAGGGTCATCGTTGGCGGCCACGGCGGGCAGCTCTGGCGGTACGTCCTGGGGACGCGCCGACTTGATCTCCTGCAGGCCTTCGGTGTTGGCGATCACGTCGCGCAGCAGCTTGTCCAGGTCGTCGTTGCCATCGAGTTTGGTCAAAAGATCCCGCAGGCGTTGGCGCGCTTCGAACAACCGACGCAACGGCGTGACCTGCTCCACGACCTTGACCGGGTCGAAGTCGTCGATGTGGCGGAAGTTGAGTTCGATGTTGAGCTTGCTGTCGTCGCCGCTGAGGGTGTTGTTCACCTGGAGCGTGGCGCGGGGGGAGATGGAGGCGAGCACCTCGTTGAAATTATCCCGATCGATTTCGGTAAAGCGCCGCTCATTGAGCTTGGGCAGCGGGTCCAGTGGCTTGCCTGAAAGGTCGGCCAGAATGCCGACCACCAGTGGCAATTCTTTTTTCTCGATGGCGTTGCCGATTTCCACGTCATAGGTGATCTGGACGCGGGGAGGACGGACTCTGTCGAGCTTGTGCTGGGTACTTTCTGCCATGGCGGCCGACTCCGATGCATGTGTGGGCGCAATGCATCGGGAGTCCCGCTCATCGCATTCCCTTGCTGATCCACAGGTTGCAAATGGACGGCAGAAAACCTGTCATTCCCTTGACGAACCTGGCGCATTCGACCGTGTGGGTCGAACTACCCAAGACGCTAGAACAGGTCTATAAAAAAGCAAGCAAAAACAATTTTTGACCGCTGAGAAAAGGAAGATTCATTTTGCGTGGGTTTTTTTTCGGATTTCTTTTGAGCCTGGCGCTCACCGGTTGCTCGCTTTTTGCCCCCAGCGTCGACCTGGACAGCCTGACCCTGGACGTCGCGCCGCGTGCCAATGACGACACGCCGATCGCCGTGGACTTCATCGCGGTGAACGACCCGGACCTGCTCAAGCAGCTGTCGGGCATCACCGCCAGCCAATGGTTCGCCGAGCGCGAACAGTTCCAGCGCGACTATCGTCAACTCATGTCGGTGTGGGGGCTGGAGCTGGTTCCGGGGCAATTCATCGACCGCCAACCCTTTCCGTTGGAGGGCCGGCGCGCCGCTGGACTTTTGGTCTTCGCCAGCTATAACACTCCCGGAGCCCACCGGCTTCGGCTGGACGATCAGCGCCAGGCCTGGCTGAAGTTCGACAGTCGGGAGATGACCCTCGTCAATGATGGGGCACGATGACAGCCAGCCTTGAGTGACCGCGGGCCGCCGAGCGCGGCGAATTGGGATGTCGAAGGGAGTCGTATGAGTCTGTTACCTGACGCGGTGTGCTGGCATGAGGGCATGCAATTGCTGCCCCAGCATTTTCAATTGCAAGGGCTGCGTGCCGAGGCCCTGGCTGCGTATTTTGCCGGGGCCTGCAACCCTTGGTTCTGGGGTGTCAGCCAGTTGGAAGTCGATCCTTCGGCCCTCAGCGCCGGCCAGGTGCGGCTGCTGCAATTGCAGGGCACCTTGCCGGACGGCCTGCCGGTCAACCTGCAGGCCGGTGTCGGGCCGCCCCTGGAGTTGGACATCGGCGAGGCGATCGACAAGACCGACGACGCCACCGTGACTGTGTACCTGGCCGTCAGCCCGTTGTGGCGTGCCGGGCAATTGGTGCCGCTCAAGGGGCGCCTGCAATCGGTGGTCGGCGAGGCGTTGCCGGACCTCACCAGCGGTGCATTTCCCGAGTCGATCACCGTCTGGCGACCCAACCCGAGGCTGTGCACGCAACTGAGCAAGGCGGATTCGATCTGCCTGCCGCTGTTGCGCATCCGCAAGGAGGGCGGTGGCTTCTGGCGCGTGCCCTACACCCCGCCGACGCCGATCCTGTTGCCGGAGTCGGCCCTCGGTCGCCGGGTCGCCGGGGTGTGCGCCCGGGCCCGGGAAAAGTGCATGTTTCTCGCTGGTCGCTTGCGCCAGGCCCAGGCGGCTGGCAACCAGGACGATGCCATGGAGATCCGTCGGCAATTGACCGCCTTGTGGGCGCGCTTGCCGGAAGTCGAAGGCGCGCTGAACACTCGGGTGGCGACACCCCAGGCGCTCTACGGTTTGCTGCTGGGGCTGGCCGGGAGCTGGTCGGCCCTCGATCCACTGGCGGGCGTCCCGGCCTTCGCACCGCTGGATTTCCTCGAATTGCAGCGCGGCTACGAGCCGTTGCTCGACTGGCTGGAAACCACCCTGGAACTGGTTCGCGCCGGCTATCGCAGCCTGGCCTTCGAGCGCAATGAGCAGGTCTTCTCGATCCAGTTGCCTGACGACCAACCGGACCAACGCCTGGTGATCGGCCTGCGCATGCCCAACGGCGCCAGCGAGCAGGCGGCGGGCGAGTGGTTGCGTGGGGCGATCATCGCGTCGGCGCGGCACATCCCGCTGCTGAGCCGACAACGCATGAGCGGTCTGCCTCACCAGGCCATGAGCCGCAACGAACAGGTGGCCTACAGCGTGGGCGACGACACCCGTTTGTTTGTGGTGGCCGCCAGCGGCCAATGGTTCGACGCGCAATTGCCGCTGCACATCGTGGCGCCGGCATCGGCCCAGGCCAGCAGCCCGTGGCAAGTGGTGTTGTTCGTGGCGCAAGCCAGTGAAAGTGCCTGATCGCAAAAGGGGAGTCGTATGCCTGATGGAAGTGGCGGGGCGGTTCGGAGTCTGCATGAGGCGCCGCTGAGCAGCGCTTTTCGCCAGGCCTGGCTGAAGTGGTCCCAGGAATGGCAAGACTTGCCCAAGGACAGCGACCCTGCGGTATTGGTCAATCGGGTGGTGGAGTTTTCCGGGCGCAGCGCCCAGCGTCTGTGGCGGGTGGCCTTCGCCACCGTCGGCGATGCCGCTACCGAGCAGGTCAAGTCGCTGGTCTACGCCTTCGTGGCGCTGGTGGACGAAACCTTGCTGTTCAGCCCTTGGCCCGGACAACTGGCCTGGCAGCAGCACCCCCTCGAATCACGCATGTATGCCAGTCGCCAGGCCGGTGAGCGCTTGCCGGCGGCGATCAAGAAACTACTGGACGAGCAGATGCCCGGCACCCGGGACCTGGCGAATGTTTACCTGCAGTGCTTGATCCTCGGGTTCCAGGGGCGATTGCGTGGCGAGCCCGGCCAGGTTCAGCATGAGAAATGGCGCCTGGCGTTGTTCACGTTTGCCTGGCAGCACGAACCCGATTATGTCGATGTCAGCCAGCGCCTGGCGCTGTCTGCGGCGACGCCGCCAATGCGCATGCCGGTGCAGCAATCGCTGCCGGACGGCTTTCGCCTGGGGCTGGCGATCCTGGCGATGGTGTTGTTGCTGACCGGGTTGGGGCAGGTGTTCTGGCGTGACATTCGTTTGGAACTCGAACCGGTGTTGCAACTGAACGAGTCGGCGGTGGTCCAGGAGCAGGACTCATGAGCCCGCTGAGCATCGTTGCCCTGGTGGTGCTCGCCATCGTCGTGGTGGTGTTGATCGCGGCCCTGATCTGGTGGCTGCGGACCCAAGGCGGGGCGGCGATTCGCAGTTTCTATGGGGCGGTGCGCCGCATGGAGCAGGAGCAGGGCACCCGGGACCGCTATCAGATGCCTTGGCTGATGATGCTCGGCAACGAAACCGACGGCGCCCAATTGTGCGCTCAATGGCGCTTGCAACCGACCGACAAGGCCGCCTGGTTCGGGCGCTGGTTTTCCGATGCCGAGGGTTCGGTGCTGGTGGTGCCCCAGGCGTTGTTCCTGCCCGATGAAGGCATGAACCGGCAACGGGGTAACTGGTGGCGCCTGTTGGGGCTGATGTTGCGCTTGCGCAGCAAACGACCATTGGATGCGGTGATCTGGACCGTGCCGTTCAGCACTCTCGATGACATCGAACACACCACCGAACTGAGCCTCAAGGTCCGGCGGTGCTTTATCGACCTGTTGCAACGGTTCGGCCTCAGCCTGCCGGTGTACGTGGTGATCTGCGGGATGGAAGAGCTGCCCGGGGTCCAGGAACTGGTCAGCGCGCTGCCCGCCGAGGCGCGTGAATCGATGCTGGGCTGGTCCTCGCCCTATTTGCCGGATGCGGCCTGGCAGTCGCAGTGGAGTGACCAGGCCCTGGACCAGGTCAACGCGGCGCTGTCGCAGTCGATCATCGAGATCGGTGCGCTGTCGGGGCAATTGGGCAGCGATCTTTATGGCTTGCCGGAGCGCTTCGAAGGCTTGCGACGGGCCTTGCAGATCCTGCTGGAGCCAGTGTTCCAGGGCAATGCCCAAGGCGAAGCGCCGCGTTGTCGCGGGGTGTATTTCACTGCCAGCCAGGCGCCGGCTGTCAGCGGTGATGGTTTGACCGCCGCCGAAAGTGTCCAGCGCCAAACCGTGTTCGCCCGGCAATTGTGGTCACGACGGCTGGTGGCCGAGCGTGGCTTGGCCCAACCTGTGCCGCGGCTGTTGCGCCTGCGCCAGCGCGGGCATCGGTTGGTCGCAGCGGTGGCGTTGGTGGTGGGCCTGGTCTGGTTGGGTGGCATGGTCTGGGTCTGGCACGATTCGGTGGAGGAAGCCGAAGGGCTGTCGCGCTTGATCCTCAGCACCCATAAGAACCACCTCGTGGTCGACCCTGACGAACCGCAGCTGGAACCGACCCGGCACAACGTGCAGAACTACTGGAACATGCTGGAAAAGGCCCCGCGCTGGCGCTTTGTCTCGGTGGTCTTTCCCACTTCGTGGTTCTCTTCCGTGGACACGCAACTGGAGAATGGGGTGCGCCTGACTGCTCGGCACCATTGGATATTGCCTCTGCGGGACCTGCTCAATTCAGACCTGGAACAGCTCAAATCCATCCGCAACACCGAGCGACGGGGCAATGTGGAGAACGAAGACCCGGCGCAATGGCAGAGCTATGTGAAGGCCAAGGCGCTGGTGGACCTGGCGGTACGCCTTGAACAGCACAACCAGATGTTCAGCCAGGTGGTGAACGATCCCAAGGCACCGCTGGACGAGCTGGTGCAACTGAGCAACACCGCCTTGTCCCTGGGGCTCAACACCGGCACCTTGAGCCGCGCACATTTCTACAACCGGGTGCTGTTCGATGCCGGGAACAGCGATTTGAAAGGGTTGGACCTGAATGCCGCGCGCCCGGTGATCTCCGATAATTTCACCGGCCTGATGCAGCGCTGGCTGGACCATTACTTTCTGGCGGACAACTTCGTGCGCCAGGCCGGTTACCTCAAGCTGCACCTGCAACGGCTGGAGGCCGGCAGTGGCAATTCGTTGAGTGAACTCGAAGACCTGATGGCGCTGATCGACGATTTGCAGACCCTGGTCAGCCTGACCAACTCGGCCTGGGGGCGAGGCAAGGGCCAGGACCTGGTGCCCGGCTACAGCCAGATGCTGGACAAGGTCAGCCACAGCACTTTGCTGGGGCCGGATATCGAGCAGGACCTGCAGAGCCAGGCGGCGAAGTTGCAGCAGAGCTTTCGTGACCAATGGATCGTCCAGACCGGCTCCCGGGACAATCTGCTGGTGCAACAGGGCAGCGGTCTGCTGGTCTTGCAGGACCATGTCACGGCGCTGGACGGTGCGGTGCAGGCGCTGTTCAAGCGCGACTTCGTGGCGTTGGCCATGCAGAAGGATCCGTCGGACAGCAACCCCGATGCGATGGGCCAGGGCGATGGCAGTGATGATTTCAGTGTCGCCCTGAACTACTTCGCCAGCTACAAGAGCTATGCCAGCGAAGAACTGCCGCGCATTCCGCCGGATTACCGTGACGCGCTGATGCAGGCCGCCGAAGGCGCTGCGGCCCGGGCCATGTGGTTGAGCCTGGATGAAAGCGACGCGTCGTTGCCCGGCATGGGCTTCAATGTACAAACGACCCAGGCCGTGGCGCTGCAAAAAGCTTTCATGGATGTGCATCGCGGCGACCTGGCGATCCGTTTCCAGCGTCTGCTCAATCGCCGGGCATTGGCGCAGATCAAGAGTGGCCTGGACGAAATCGATGCCCAGCCGCTGTTCAGCCAACGGGCCGATGTCCAGCGCTGGGACGGTTCGAAGAACTTCGGCTTGCAGCTGTACGGTGCCAGCGATCCACAAGACTTGAAGCTGAGCCTGAGCCAGCAGTTCGGCGTGATGCTGCAGGTCGCCGAACAGCGAATGCCCGCCCTGGAATGGCTGATCGTCCAGCAGGACAACCTGTCGGCCCTGGAACACGATCAGGTGGCACGCTTCATGGCCCTCAACGATGAATTGCTCAAGTACAAGAACCAGAACCCGGCCAGTTCGGCGGCCCAATTGGAGCAATTGGTCAGCCGGGACTTCATCGCCATGGACACCACGTCCTGCGCGCAGATCTTGCAGACCGCCAGCCTGCCCAGCGGGCGCGGCGACCTGGCCCAGCGCACGGTCGCGTTGCAGCAGGGTGCCCTGCAACGGTGCCTGTACCTGCAACAGAACCAGGCCGCGAGCGCCTGGAATGACGTGGCCAACTATTTCAATCAGTACCTGGCCGGGCGCTTCCCATTTTCTCAGGATGTGCGGGCCAGCGATGCCGACCCGGCGCGTGTCCAGCATTTGCTGGAACTGATCGACACGCGCCTGCCCCTGGCCCAGGCCGGGCTGACGTTGAGCCAGACGCCAGAGCGGCTGGCGGCCGAGGATTTCCTCAACCGTTTGAAACAGGCCGGTACTTGGCTCGGGCCGCTGTTCGTAAGGGACAAGAGTGGCATCCTGGGGGTGGAAATGGACGTGCGCTGGCGCACCGATCGCGATGAAGAGCGCGGCGCCGACCAGGTGATCGCCTGGAGTCTGGACGCCGGCAATCAACAGATCAGCTACCCCGGCGGCGGCCAGCAGAACCTGCGCTGGATGGTCGGCCAGCCCGTGCGCCTGACCTTGCGCTGGGCCCGCAACGGCTACCAGCGTCCGGCCAATGACCCATTGCAACCGAACCTGGTGGTGCGCGACCTGGAGG
This window encodes:
- a CDS encoding type VI secretion system protein codes for the protein MSPLSIVALVVLAIVVVVLIAALIWWLRTQGGAAIRSFYGAVRRMEQEQGTRDRYQMPWLMMLGNETDGAQLCAQWRLQPTDKAAWFGRWFSDAEGSVLVVPQALFLPDEGMNRQRGNWWRLLGLMLRLRSKRPLDAVIWTVPFSTLDDIEHTTELSLKVRRCFIDLLQRFGLSLPVYVVICGMEELPGVQELVSALPAEARESMLGWSSPYLPDAAWQSQWSDQALDQVNAALSQSIIEIGALSGQLGSDLYGLPERFEGLRRALQILLEPVFQGNAQGEAPRCRGVYFTASQAPAVSGDGLTAAESVQRQTVFARQLWSRRLVAERGLAQPVPRLLRLRQRGHRLVAAVALVVGLVWLGGMVWVWHDSVEEAEGLSRLILSTHKNHLVVDPDEPQLEPTRHNVQNYWNMLEKAPRWRFVSVVFPTSWFSSVDTQLENGVRLTARHHWILPLRDLLNSDLEQLKSIRNTERRGNVENEDPAQWQSYVKAKALVDLAVRLEQHNQMFSQVVNDPKAPLDELVQLSNTALSLGLNTGTLSRAHFYNRVLFDAGNSDLKGLDLNAARPVISDNFTGLMQRWLDHYFLADNFVRQAGYLKLHLQRLEAGSGNSLSELEDLMALIDDLQTLVSLTNSAWGRGKGQDLVPGYSQMLDKVSHSTLLGPDIEQDLQSQAAKLQQSFRDQWIVQTGSRDNLLVQQGSGLLVLQDHVTALDGAVQALFKRDFVALAMQKDPSDSNPDAMGQGDGSDDFSVALNYFASYKSYASEELPRIPPDYRDALMQAAEGAAARAMWLSLDESDASLPGMGFNVQTTQAVALQKAFMDVHRGDLAIRFQRLLNRRALAQIKSGLDEIDAQPLFSQRADVQRWDGSKNFGLQLYGASDPQDLKLSLSQQFGVMLQVAEQRMPALEWLIVQQDNLSALEHDQVARFMALNDELLKYKNQNPASSAAQLEQLVSRDFIAMDTTSCAQILQTASLPSGRGDLAQRTVALQQGALQRCLYLQQNQAASAWNDVANYFNQYLAGRFPFSQDVRASDADPARVQHLLELIDTRLPLAQAGLTLSQTPERLAAEDFLNRLKQAGTWLGPLFVRDKSGILGVEMDVRWRTDRDEERGADQVIAWSLDAGNQQISYPGGGQQNLRWMVGQPVRLTLRWARNGYQRPANDPLQPNLVVRDLEAGWEYQGPWSLLRLMRSLGSAQRQPNVDYTDFPLALQLPVTAQTQARTAEQTLMFVRLSLMSQGSKLPLSIPPLPTRAPRSPFMATASSPAIATREEGL
- a CDS encoding DotU family type IV/VI secretion system protein; translation: MPDGSGGAVRSLHEAPLSSAFRQAWLKWSQEWQDLPKDSDPAVLVNRVVEFSGRSAQRLWRVAFATVGDAATEQVKSLVYAFVALVDETLLFSPWPGQLAWQQHPLESRMYASRQAGERLPAAIKKLLDEQMPGTRDLANVYLQCLILGFQGRLRGEPGQVQHEKWRLALFTFAWQHEPDYVDVSQRLALSAATPPMRMPVQQSLPDGFRLGLAILAMVLLLTGLGQVFWRDIRLELEPVLQLNESAVVQEQDS
- the tssB gene encoding type VI secretion system contractile sheath small subunit; amino-acid sequence: MAESTQHKLDRVRPPRVQITYDVEIGNAIEKKELPLVVGILADLSGKPLDPLPKLNERRFTEIDRDNFNEVLASISPRATLQVNNTLSGDDSKLNIELNFRHIDDFDPVKVVEQVTPLRRLFEARQRLRDLLTKLDGNDDLDKLLRDVIANTEGLQEIKSARPQDVPPELPAVAANDDPAPAEPQA
- the tssK gene encoding type VI secretion system baseplate subunit TssK — protein: MSLLPDAVCWHEGMQLLPQHFQLQGLRAEALAAYFAGACNPWFWGVSQLEVDPSALSAGQVRLLQLQGTLPDGLPVNLQAGVGPPLELDIGEAIDKTDDATVTVYLAVSPLWRAGQLVPLKGRLQSVVGEALPDLTSGAFPESITVWRPNPRLCTQLSKADSICLPLLRIRKEGGGFWRVPYTPPTPILLPESALGRRVAGVCARAREKCMFLAGRLRQAQAAGNQDDAMEIRRQLTALWARLPEVEGALNTRVATPQALYGLLLGLAGSWSALDPLAGVPAFAPLDFLELQRGYEPLLDWLETTLELVRAGYRSLAFERNEQVFSIQLPDDQPDQRLVIGLRMPNGASEQAAGEWLRGAIIASARHIPLLSRQRMSGLPHQAMSRNEQVAYSVGDDTRLFVVAASGQWFDAQLPLHIVAPASAQASSPWQVVLFVAQASESA